A window of the Halictus rubicundus isolate RS-2024b unplaced genomic scaffold, iyHalRubi1_principal scaffold0059, whole genome shotgun sequence genome harbors these coding sequences:
- the LOC143363566 gene encoding uncharacterized protein LOC143363566, with translation MRINGGKPREGESMPSYSNRVLASFTNLYASMSTEQIAIASTLAHCVQIDPRLQRVAFTTNIDTRASLQKELMAFGFRKRPVTTDGREPKSTDSKKPKSVVTCFTCGKEGHKATDCHRRQGATRLPGPKPGTSGSNRGPPKKPVTCFKCGEDGHIAPQCKKEDGRPHPRIPMERQINLCSIAPVTAELAESDDV, from the coding sequence ATGAGGATCAACGGGGGAAAACCAAGAGAAGGCGAGTCTATGCCTTCATACTCAAACCGTGTGCTGGCCTCATTTACTAATTTATACGCATCGATGTCGACGGAACAAATCGCTATAGCATCAACATTGGCACATTGCGTGCAGATAGATCCTCGACTGCAGCGCGTTGCGTTCACAACAAATATCGATACGCGGGCTTCATTACAAAAGGAGCTGATGGCCTTCGGGTTCCGTAAACGGCCAGTTACCACCGATGGAAGAGAACCGAAGTCAACGGACAGCAAGAAGCCGAAAAGTGTTGTTACGTGTTTTACATGCGGCAAGGAAGGACATAAAGCCACGGACTGTCATCGACGCCAAGGAGCTACCAGGTTGCCGGGACCCAAGCCTGGCACGAGCGGAAGCAACCGGGGACCACCGAAAAAGCCGGTTACCTGCTTCAAgtgcggagaggacggccatattGCTCCACAGTGCAAGAAGGAGGATGGAAGACCACATCCGAGGATACCCATGGAACGGCAGATCAACTTGTGCAGTATCGCCCCGGTAACAGCGGAACTAGCGGAATCGG